Proteins from a genomic interval of Methanoplanus endosymbiosus:
- a CDS encoding response regulator has product MKLLIVDDNKMLVEIYTTGLMERGFEVIHSVSGFDCLNTLKTEVPDVVLMDIMMPGMDGWETLMQIRSNPETKSIPVLMLTAKALTIEDINSYGEYIDGFLIKPFTLNALSERINNFYKIRQEYLSAVSKAHEMSGDSDKVDQWAENGRQFYTLKNLVGVFEEEYGDILKEGAVYTGMPDILDQIMEKCLTRSKIFYSLTDELGLSDLLTDELKDACVCMRRN; this is encoded by the coding sequence ATGAAACTATTAATTGTTGATGATAATAAAATGCTGGTTGAGATTTATACAACCGGACTTATGGAGAGGGGTTTTGAGGTTATACATTCTGTTTCGGGTTTTGATTGCCTCAATACCCTGAAGACCGAAGTTCCGGATGTGGTTCTGATGGATATCATGATGCCCGGCATGGATGGATGGGAGACTCTTATGCAGATCCGCTCTAATCCTGAGACAAAGAGTATTCCTGTTCTGATGCTCACAGCAAAGGCACTCACGATTGAGGACATCAATAGTTATGGTGAATATATTGACGGTTTTTTGATTAAGCCCTTCACTCTTAATGCCCTTTCTGAGCGTATTAATAATTTTTACAAAATCCGGCAGGAATATCTCTCTGCTGTCTCTAAGGCACATGAGATGTCCGGCGATTCTGATAAGGTGGATCAGTGGGCGGAGAATGGCCGGCAGTTTTACACCCTTAAAAATCTTGTAGGTGTCTTTGAGGAAGAATATGGCGATATATTAAAAGAAGGTGCAGTTTATACCGGCATGCCTGATATCCTCGATCAGATTATGGAGAAGTGCCTGACCCGGAGTAAGATATTTTATAGTCTTACTGATGAACTTGGACTCTCAGATCTGCTGACTGATGAGTTAAAAGATGCTTGTGTCTGCATGAGAAGAAATTAA
- a CDS encoding YecA family protein, which translates to MNNKTGRNDPCPCGSGKKYKKCCMKKDRDEMRESAEIRVFEDELKSLINNKQDLDEPTKRLLFGDESKITVKDEEELYYNLAPIEVDAIPDYGAFPKDYITFDQKNLLSMNPLELFYDELCYGLEGQMDLEKAATENNLFADEMRNKIQDLKDPESFIGNFDEYYIPVINASAIKKSMEFGIATGPVIFEHLKDTESLILSELFIKMLHFSPCDFRDGILEVINLPPKNPYVLSALCIELSFYDNPEDMQIFWNCYNFFKEYYPDVPLQEGPVIALNHVPSSG; encoded by the coding sequence ATGAATAATAAAACCGGCAGAAATGACCCCTGCCCATGCGGAAGCGGGAAGAAATACAAGAAATGCTGCATGAAGAAAGACAGGGACGAGATGAGGGAATCCGCAGAAATAAGAGTTTTTGAAGATGAACTCAAGAGTTTAATCAATAATAAGCAGGACCTGGATGAACCCACGAAAAGACTGCTCTTTGGAGATGAATCTAAAATAACTGTTAAGGATGAGGAAGAGTTATATTATAACCTTGCCCCGATTGAAGTTGATGCAATTCCGGATTATGGAGCCTTTCCCAAGGATTATATCACCTTTGATCAGAAAAATCTGCTTAGTATGAATCCTCTTGAGCTCTTTTATGATGAACTGTGCTATGGACTTGAGGGGCAGATGGATTTAGAGAAGGCTGCAACCGAAAATAACCTCTTTGCTGATGAGATGCGGAATAAGATCCAGGATTTAAAAGATCCGGAGTCATTCATTGGAAATTTTGACGAATATTATATTCCCGTCATTAACGCATCTGCAATAAAAAAGTCAATGGAGTTTGGCATAGCCACAGGGCCGGTTATCTTTGAACACCTGAAAGATACTGAATCCCTTATTCTCTCAGAACTGTTTATTAAGATGCTTCATTTCAGTCCCTGTGATTTCAGGGACGGGATTTTGGAGGTTATAAATTTGCCGCCAAAAAACCCTTATGTTCTCTCAGCGCTCTGCATTGAGCTTTCATTTTATGATAATCCGGAGGATATGCAGATCTTCTGGAACTGTTATAATTTCTTTAAGGAGTACTATCCGGATGTGCCGCTTCAGGAAGGGCCGGTCATTGCACTTAACCATGTTCCTTCATCCGGATAA
- a CDS encoding RloB family protein, translated as MARTRKSQKRQINPLILIFSSGETEINYFRLKKGDLRGNRNIRIEAVHSNRKTAVDLVSYAKQNIKARDYNRNKNDKVFLVMDLDDARDGDIKSAMKKMPENMNLIISNPDFEFWFLLHYRYYQDNPACREPIEKLRQYERNYDKPDVDNIYNSLRLKEKDAIKNAERLRKFHETENQCPDLHSVSVNPYTNVDELISFLNSL; from the coding sequence ATGGCAAGAACTCGAAAATCCCAAAAACGGCAGATAAACCCTTTAATACTGATCTTTTCAAGCGGAGAAACGGAAATTAATTACTTCAGGCTCAAAAAAGGTGATCTCAGGGGTAACCGGAATATCAGAATTGAGGCAGTACATTCTAACAGAAAAACTGCGGTAGATCTTGTCAGTTATGCGAAGCAGAATATAAAGGCAAGGGACTATAACAGGAACAAAAATGATAAAGTATTCCTGGTTATGGATCTTGATGATGCCAGAGACGGGGATATTAAATCGGCAATGAAGAAAATGCCTGAAAACATGAATCTCATCATCTCAAACCCGGACTTTGAATTCTGGTTTCTCCTGCATTACCGGTATTATCAGGATAATCCTGCCTGCCGGGAACCTATCGAAAAATTAAGACAATATGAAAGAAATTATGATAAACCGGATGTTGATAATATCTATAACTCTCTGAGGCTGAAAGAGAAAGACGCGATAAAAAATGCAGAACGGCTCAGAAAATTTCATGAAACTGAGAATCAGTGCCCGGATCTCCATTCTGTTTCAGTAAATCCATATACCAATGTGGATGAGCTGATCTCATTTCTGAATTCTTTGTAA
- a CDS encoding AAA family ATPase: MTNYIVSQGTVIFMLIEYSVENFRSISDKTTLSMLTSKERRKKHNLIKIKGIPGITKLLKSSVLYGANASGKTNQIRALDLIKFIVLTSKNLNKGDKLPYYPFMLSSGYDEEPTYFEIDFISGKKEYRYSFSYNANEIISEELSYFKNKNKIRVYCRKRDQIEVSVDEDELRGLFKHTGDNVLFLSKANNEYKPFGEVFEWFNISLQYIGQTAAIRDDLIIDYMNKSKENKKRVLNILKNADFDIEDVSGEKIKMERSDIPDFILDAIEKDTNKPLKDGEFSKTELKSIHRRDDGSEFISEFEEFESAGTIVFFKMLGVFLDALEGHQRILVMDEFDTRLHPDLIMYLLRIFHDDEYNKSGSQLIVTTHNTRMLSQDFFRREQIWFTEKNKENRNTELYSLFDYEDRVDRSVEKAYLSGRYGGLPDIFYGSI; this comes from the coding sequence ATGACAAATTATATTGTCTCTCAGGGCACTGTAATATTCATGCTGATTGAGTACAGTGTCGAAAATTTCCGTTCCATTTCAGATAAAACGACACTTTCCATGCTGACTTCAAAAGAGAGAAGGAAGAAGCATAATCTAATCAAAATAAAAGGCATTCCGGGTATTACAAAATTACTGAAAAGTTCAGTTCTCTATGGTGCCAACGCATCCGGGAAGACAAACCAGATCCGTGCACTTGATCTCATCAAATTTATTGTTTTAACGTCAAAAAACCTCAATAAAGGGGATAAACTTCCTTATTATCCGTTTATGCTTAGCAGTGGGTATGATGAGGAGCCTACATATTTTGAGATAGATTTCATCAGTGGCAAAAAGGAGTACAGGTATTCCTTCTCATACAATGCGAATGAGATTATCTCTGAGGAACTGAGTTATTTCAAAAATAAAAATAAAATCAGGGTTTATTGCCGGAAAAGAGATCAGATTGAGGTGTCTGTGGATGAAGATGAATTAAGGGGGCTATTTAAGCATACCGGAGACAATGTACTCTTTTTGTCAAAGGCAAATAATGAATACAAACCGTTTGGTGAGGTTTTTGAGTGGTTTAATATCAGTCTTCAGTACATCGGACAGACTGCTGCAATCAGGGATGATCTCATCATTGACTACATGAATAAATCAAAAGAAAATAAGAAGAGAGTTTTAAATATTCTTAAAAATGCAGATTTTGATATTGAAGATGTATCCGGTGAAAAGATTAAAATGGAGAGATCGGATATTCCGGATTTCATACTGGATGCCATTGAAAAAGATACAAACAAGCCTTTGAAAGATGGAGAATTTTCAAAAACCGAACTTAAAAGTATTCACAGGAGGGATGACGGCAGCGAATTCATTTCGGAATTTGAAGAATTTGAATCCGCAGGAACCATTGTCTTCTTTAAAATGCTTGGAGTATTCCTTGACGCTCTTGAAGGCCACCAGAGAATTCTTGTGATGGATGAGTTTGATACAAGGCTTCATCCTGATCTTATCATGTACCTGCTCAGGATATTTCATGACGATGAATACAATAAATCCGGTTCACAACTGATCGTAACCACCCATAATACAAGAATGCTTTCACAGGATTTCTTCAGGAGAGAGCAGATCTGGTTTACTGAGAAGAACAAAGAGAACAGGAACACTGAGTTATACTCCCTTTTTGACTATGAAGACCGGGTTGATCGTTCGGTAGAGAAAGCATATCTCTCAGGACGCTATGGAGGACTGCCGGATATCTTTTACGGGAGTATTTAG
- a CDS encoding AAA family ATPase, with the protein MYKSFGIKNFRGFKELKIENLKRLNLISGKNNVGKTAILEALFIHCGVLNPELVPVINAIRGYDIIKLKNRGSSAETTWDPIFYNYNTSEKIELSGTYSDNHRRMLEISIKSSRRINIPAAIKEEDNSYNQIHTNSSNAMDQYYPALELKSSEPKKKALVNDIVIWPGGISIKQPYKPTNISYFLPSGRITNPKENAELLGELEINLKTEEIIPIMQIIEPKLIALNTIPMGNNSVIHANIGIGKLIPISLLGEGINKLMTIIIRIINAENSCIFIDEIENGFHYSIMNQIWEVIDSASKKYNVQVFATTHSLECIKAAHETLSSSDYDFSLIRLDKTDEIIVPTYYDSESLDISIENEFEVR; encoded by the coding sequence ATGTACAAATCATTCGGAATAAAAAATTTCAGAGGCTTTAAAGAATTAAAAATAGAGAATTTAAAACGTTTAAATCTGATTTCAGGGAAGAATAACGTTGGAAAAACTGCCATACTTGAAGCATTATTCATACACTGCGGTGTGTTGAATCCTGAGCTGGTACCTGTAATAAATGCAATTCGTGGATATGATATAATTAAACTGAAGAACAGAGGTTCATCAGCTGAAACTACCTGGGATCCGATATTTTATAATTACAATACATCCGAGAAAATAGAACTTTCCGGAACTTATTCAGATAACCATAGAAGAATGCTGGAGATTTCAATCAAATCCAGCAGAAGAATAAACATCCCTGCTGCTATTAAAGAAGAAGATAACTCATATAATCAGATTCATACCAATTCATCAAACGCAATGGATCAGTATTACCCTGCACTCGAATTAAAAAGTTCTGAACCCAAAAAAAAAGCACTGGTAAATGATATTGTGATATGGCCGGGTGGAATAAGTATAAAGCAACCATATAAACCCACAAATATTAGTTATTTCCTTCCTTCAGGAAGAATTACTAATCCAAAGGAAAATGCTGAATTACTGGGAGAACTTGAAATTAATCTTAAAACTGAAGAGATAATCCCAATAATGCAGATTATTGAACCCAAACTTATAGCCCTGAACACTATCCCAATGGGTAACAATTCAGTAATTCATGCCAATATTGGTATTGGAAAACTGATTCCGATATCTCTTCTTGGCGAAGGGATTAATAAATTAATGACCATAATAATCCGGATAATTAATGCTGAAAATTCCTGTATTTTCATTGATGAAATTGAAAACGGATTTCATTACTCAATCATGAATCAAATCTGGGAGGTCATTGACAGTGCTTCAAAAAAGTATAATGTACAGGTTTTTGCAACTACACACAGCCTGGAGTGCATTAAGGCTGCACATGAAACACTGAGCAGCAGTGATTATGATTTTTCTTTAATCAGGCTTGATAAAACCGATGAAATCATTGTTCCGACATACTATGACTCTGAATCACTGGACATCTCAATTGAGAATGAATTTGAGGTCAGGTAA
- a CDS encoding DUF3226 domain-containing protein, whose translation MSLRITKRNLLIVEGCDEHHFFNEFFRHITDSGKDDCIVPDDIQIIPLHGKDKLKRELKALSMTSEFKSVEKIGILQDADNDPKLAFNQIAEILKELKFTPPEKQMTLSGGNPSWIILINPMDKPGMLEDLIVESFSGDHAMKCVDSFHECILNARENKPKNYSKAYLQTYFSSNHKYIKDIGVAAKEGILNFEHEAFENLRTFIDILTS comes from the coding sequence ATGTCTCTCCGGATAACAAAAAGAAACCTCCTCATTGTTGAAGGATGCGATGAACATCACTTTTTTAATGAATTTTTCAGACATATTACAGATTCCGGAAAGGATGACTGCATAGTTCCGGACGATATACAGATAATTCCCCTGCATGGAAAGGACAAACTGAAGAGAGAATTAAAGGCACTGTCAATGACAAGTGAATTCAAATCCGTTGAAAAAATCGGTATCCTGCAGGATGCTGACAATGATCCCAAACTTGCATTTAATCAGATAGCTGAAATATTAAAAGAGCTAAAATTTACCCCGCCGGAAAAACAGATGACATTATCCGGAGGAAATCCATCCTGGATAATTCTTATAAATCCTATGGATAAACCGGGTATGCTCGAAGATTTAATAGTTGAGAGTTTTTCCGGAGATCATGCAATGAAATGCGTTGATTCTTTTCACGAATGTATTCTTAATGCCAGAGAAAATAAGCCAAAAAATTATTCCAAAGCCTATTTGCAGACATATTTTTCATCAAACCATAAATATATAAAAGACATCGGAGTTGCTGCCAAAGAGGGAATACTTAATTTTGAACATGAAGCTTTTGAAAATCTCAGAACCTTTATTGACATTTTAACCAGTTAA
- a CDS encoding EFR1 family ferrodoxin (N-terminal region resembles flavodoxins. C-terminal ferrodoxin region binds two 4Fe-4S clusters.), whose translation MKTTVYYFTGTGNSLWVSKGLAEQLSEKTGQSTDLCRGEAELIPIAEVMRSKNPVKCPKGAAGIVCPVYQGGIPLIVSEFIEKADLTLPDYIFIILTYGAYTASAEDLIYDQLKDAGRAPDYVNKIKMADNYLPIFTPPSGEKLDSLMKSAESELNIVAGDIAGRKKRIPESGIIADLVTKFMYGDLIRKGHVKDKKFHADENCNGCGTCAKVCPVENITIEDQKPVWHNNCEFCFACLHLCPKMAIQYKNSTKKKPRYKNPEINISDLMRKW comes from the coding sequence ATGAAAACAACAGTCTATTATTTCACAGGAACCGGAAACAGTCTGTGGGTTTCAAAGGGCCTTGCAGAACAGCTTTCGGAGAAGACCGGCCAGAGCACTGATTTATGCAGGGGCGAAGCAGAGTTAATTCCGATAGCAGAGGTGATGAGATCAAAAAATCCGGTTAAATGCCCGAAAGGTGCTGCCGGGATAGTCTGTCCGGTGTACCAGGGCGGAATACCTCTGATTGTCTCTGAATTCATAGAGAAAGCCGACCTTACACTTCCGGATTATATCTTCATAATTCTGACATATGGTGCATATACCGCATCTGCTGAAGATCTGATCTATGATCAGTTAAAAGACGCAGGAAGGGCTCCGGACTATGTCAATAAGATTAAAATGGCAGATAATTATCTACCCATATTTACTCCGCCTTCCGGTGAGAAACTTGACAGTCTTATGAAGTCCGCTGAATCTGAGCTTAATATCGTTGCCGGAGATATAGCCGGCAGAAAGAAGAGGATTCCGGAATCAGGAATAATTGCAGACCTGGTCACAAAATTCATGTACGGCGATCTCATAAGAAAAGGGCACGTTAAGGATAAGAAATTCCATGCAGATGAGAACTGCAACGGCTGCGGGACATGCGCAAAGGTCTGTCCGGTTGAAAACATCACAATAGAAGACCAAAAACCGGTCTGGCATAACAACTGTGAATTCTGCTTTGCCTGCCTGCACCTCTGCCCGAAGATGGCCATACAGTACAAAAATTCCACAAAGAAGAAGCCGAGATACAAAAATCCGGAGATAAATATCAGTGACCTGATGAGAAAGTGGTAA